ATTTCCGGCCCGGAAAAAACTGTCCTGCAGGAAGGCGCAGGGATACACGCTGCCGTCCGGCAGAACGGCGCAGGTCATCCGGGCCGCCCCGCACATGTTGAGACCCAGTTCACGTCTGTCTTCCGCAGTAATAGAAAAGAAAGAGTCGCCGGTCAGTATATCTCTATGGCTGCTTAAGAATTTCGATAGTTCAGCGAGCTGGTCTTTCTCCAGATGGTATGTATCCCACACGCTCTTCGCATTGCCTGAAGGACGAAACCGGGACAATCTCGTTTTTAGCCCGTAACGCCTTCCCAGCTCATATATCTCTAAAATATCTCTGAAATTGATCCTTGTTACCACAGTATTGGTGCTGGCATTAGGGAAGTGGCAGGCAGCAAGCAGTTCAATCCCGGAAATAATGCTCTCGAACGTACCTTCCCCTCTGATCAGATCGTTCGTGGCGGCGGTTGCTCCATCGAGGCTTACCTGGATATAGAGCAGCTCCATCGTTGCTAATTTTCTTACCAGCGGCTCCGTTAATGTGGTGCCATTGGTGCTCACGCACGTCGTGATCTCTTTGGCGTGGGCGTATTGAAGGATGTCAAGAAAATCTTCCCGTAGAAAAGGCTCGCCGCCGCCAAAATTAATCTGGAAGACGTCCATCCGGTCAAGGTCATCAATGAACCGGCAACACTCAATGAAATCTAATGTCTCATCGCAGTTCTCCAGTATACCGGCAGAGAGGCAATGGTGGCATCGCAGATTACATTGGCCAGTTATCTCCCATGTTACATTTACCGGCGCTTTAAGTAATTCGTTGTAAACCAAATTATGCGTCAACGATCAGCCCCTTTGTCAGCAAAATTTCCAGGACACGCTGTACCTTTGCTTCTCGTTTTTTTAAATGCCCGCATATTACGATCCCGCGGATTCTGCGAGAAATGAAAGCAATATCCAAAAGATCCCCTGATCTTATAAAAGTCAGCCGTGTATCTCTGCTGTTATAGAAGAGCAGACCGAATGTCTCCCTTCTCACCCTCACACCAGGTGAGAGATGGTAAAACTTATCTTCACCTACAATGGCTTCTACATCTATCATAAGATCAATAAACACCGCAGATGCCATCTACCGTCAAATCTTCTACTTCAATCTCCTCTATAATATCCGGAAGGTCTTTTCCCTCCTTTTTTTCATCGTCCTGTTTCAGTTCTTTTTCCGCTCTGCTTTTCATCTGTCACTTCCTTCCTGTTAAAGTTTGCGTTTCATGCCTAGAGGACCGCCTCTGTGGTAGTTCTCTCATCGGAAGCCGGGGGCAGCCATACCAAAAACGGCTGCCCCCGGTAGACTTCTCATATAAAATTAATCCCACGCGCAGATCCAGCGGCCCTGAATCTGTCTTTTCACCATAGCGTCAGCGACGTCGTTTATCTGTTCAAGCTTGAATTTCTTTGTTATTAGCTTGTCCAGTTTGAGGTCGTTCCTCGTTATCATGTCCACATACCGAGGAATATCCAGATGTGTGGATATAGAACCATACAGATTCCCCATAATAGCCTTCTGATGAAGTGGCAGCAACCCAAGGGGGAGATTCGTTGTCTGGCTAAAAGGAGTGATGCCGGGTACAATGACCCGCCCGCCAATACCCGTAGACCACCATGCCTGAATGATGGCTCCGGGATCGCCTATGGCTTCAAAAGCAAACTGTACGCCTCCGTTGGTAATCTCCTGAATCTTCGGAACGGGGTCCTCTTTGGAGTTGCAGATGAAATGAGTTGCGCCGAATTCCTTGGCCAGCGACTCTTTGCTCGCTTCCAGGTCTACGGCGATCACGGGGTTCGCATGCCTCAGTACGCATGCCCGCAGGACATTGAGCCCCACGCCGCCGAGACCATAGATTGCCACTGAATCCCCCGGCTGAACATTGGCCGTATTGGTCACCGTGCCCCACCCGGTCGGTACACAGCAACCCATGAGACAGGCCCAATCAAGGGGAAAATCCTTCGGGATGGGAATCAGGCCCCCTTCAGGGACAACACTGTAATTGGAAAAGCCGGAAACAAAATTCCCGTGCAGAACTTCTTTCCCTTTCTTATCTTTCATTCTTGAAGTCCCATCGAGCATCGTCCCGGCGAGAAAGTATTTGAATGAGCCGCTGCAGATATTGCCCATGCCTCTGCGGCAGGCCGGACATTCGCCGCAAGGTACCATCCAGGTTCCCACCACATGGTCACCCTTCTTGATTCTTGTGACACCGGGACCTACCTCTTCAACGATCCCCGAGCACTCATGTCCTGCCACAAGGGGCAAGGCGATGGGAATCTCTCCTAACTGCAGGTGCAGGTCCGAGTGGCAGTATCCCGTGTACGCGTATCGAACCAGGGCCTCCCCTTGCCTTGGTGGTTCGAGCTCCAGCTCCTCAATGGTATAGGGTTTATTTACTTCTCTTAAAACTGCTGCCTTGATCTTCATAATAACTTCCTCCTTTTTCTGAATGTGGTAATGTCAAACCATCTTGCTTCTCTTTTAATAAAGCCTCTTTGTTATTCCTTACTTTCCTTCCAAAGAGCGTGCCTCCCACCACGCCTAAGAAGTAACTCCTCTTCGATTGTAAAAGAACAGCAAAACATGCTACGGTTCTGTGCCTTCCAGTTACGGTTTTTGCTGCCCAGCAGCATCAGCCGGCCCAGGTGTCGGCGCCAAAGGCCAAAAATCCCAAAAGGATGTATACAACACCCACACCGGGAACGTTACCCCCAGCATAACACCGCCTATGGCGAACATATTACCGGGATACACCATAGCCTTTGCGCCAAAGTGCCAGTTGCAGAAGGCTAAAATCCCATAGTACCCTGCCATGCCGAGAGGTATGCCCACAATGGCGTTGACAAACCCGCCCAAAGGCTGCTTCATGGTGCTTCCCGGCCACGTCTGAAATACCGTGAGGAGCATGAGAAGTCCGAATATGTAGCTGATGCCGATGGCCAGGAATTTGAGAGGTTCTATGTTCATGACGTCAATGCCGATCTTAAGTGCCACATAACCGATAACGCAGCACAAAAGGGTGAATACAATACCCATAACAGGCTGCTTCATAAGCCCCGGAAATTTTGACAAAGGCCACATGCCCGTGTGTACCAAAATCCACATGGGAACCATGATCCAGAGCATATAGGCGATCATCGTCTCCCACGGTATTGGCCCATGAGGCGCCAACTGGGCGAAAGCCGCAAGGGGGCCACCCTGAGCATAAAAGGGGACGTGTGGTATGGGAGACGGATTCACGCCGGTCGGGTATGAAAGGAAATCGAAATTGTAGAGGCTTGATACTACCCAGGCCCCCATGACAAAAGCGGTCACAAGCGTCATTAAGCCCTGTGCGGGGGGAGACATTTTATGCCAGGGCCATGTGCCGAAGCCGATAATATGAAAGAACACAAAGACGATCGACGTGATGAGTGCGATGGCAACAAACGGTTGTACGACCCAGTCGCCCCGATAGCGCAGAAAGGCGATACAGTAAATTGTGCCCAATGTCATTGTGAGAAGGGTCAAAGCCAAACCGCGCCACGCCTGATGCAGACCCTGCGTGGGGGGATACTGAGCGCCCCAGACCAAACCGATGACTGCCATTGTCGGCACCATCGACATGGTTATGAAGGTGAATATGCCGTTGAACGTTTGAAGGTCAACAGTGGCCGACATGGTAAAGGCCAGTCCAATTGTGACAGCCAAAGCAAAGAGACCCCTACCCGGCTGTCTGACAGTCCAATCTGTCTTGGTGCTCGATCCATCCATAATTAAACCTCCTTTTTTTGAATATTTTTGAATACCCTATCCCCCGGCTATTGGCAGGAATACCTTCACCTCACTACCATTATCCAACTGATCGGTGGGTCGCTTGGAAATATCTCTTTCTCTTCCATAATTATATCCCCCTAAATCAGAATGGTCGACCAACTACCACCCCTCAGGGGTCGTCAGCCGTAGAACACTAAAACTGAAGTGTTGAATCTATGTCCGCTTCCGACACATCAAAAACCAGCCCCGATGGAGGCAGCGGTTCTTCAAGGAAGAACTTGGGCATACGATCGTCCCGGCTCGTAAACCCCGCGGCTTTATTGAACTTCATTTCAGATTGCAACACCGACACGCCAAGGTTCATGAGGTAGTTCTCGTCAGAGGCCTGACCCGTGGCCGCCGTAGCACACTCAACAAGAT
This genomic window from Deltaproteobacteria bacterium contains:
- the mftB gene encoding mycofactocin biosynthesis chaperone MftB (MftB, a small protein, is a peptide chaperone that assists the radical SAM enzyme MftC in performing two modifications to the C-terminal Val-Tyr dipeptide of the mycofactocin precursor peptide, MftA. MftB's role is analogous to the role of PqqD in the biosynthesis of PQQ, a cofactor that derives entirely from a Tyr and a Glu in the precursor PqqA.); this encodes MASAVFIDLMIDVEAIVGEDKFYHLSPGVRVRRETFGLLFYNSRDTRLTFIRSGDLLDIAFISRRIRGIVICGHLKKREAKVQRVLEILLTKGLIVDA
- a CDS encoding Zn-dependent alcohol dehydrogenase, which gives rise to MKIKAAVLREVNKPYTIEELELEPPRQGEALVRYAYTGYCHSDLHLQLGEIPIALPLVAGHECSGIVEEVGPGVTRIKKGDHVVGTWMVPCGECPACRRGMGNICSGSFKYFLAGTMLDGTSRMKDKKGKEVLHGNFVSGFSNYSVVPEGGLIPIPKDFPLDWACLMGCCVPTGWGTVTNTANVQPGDSVAIYGLGGVGLNVLRACVLRHANPVIAVDLEASKESLAKEFGATHFICNSKEDPVPKIQEITNGGVQFAFEAIGDPGAIIQAWWSTGIGGRVIVPGITPFSQTTNLPLGLLPLHQKAIMGNLYGSISTHLDIPRYVDMITRNDLKLDKLITKKFKLEQINDVADAMVKRQIQGRWICAWD
- the mftC gene encoding mycofactocin radical SAM maturase (MftC is a radical SAM/SPASM enzyme that catalyzes the first two steps in biosynthesis of the electron carrier mycofactocin from the terminal Val-Tyr dipeptide of the precursor peptide MftA.) → MTHNLVYNELLKAPVNVTWEITGQCNLRCHHCLSAGILENCDETLDFIECCRFIDDLDRMDVFQINFGGGEPFLREDFLDILQYAHAKEITTCVSTNGTTLTEPLVRKLATMELLYIQVSLDGATAATNDLIRGEGTFESIISGIELLAACHFPNASTNTVVTRINFRDILEIYELGRRYGLKTRLSRFRPSGNAKSVWDTYHLEKDQLAELSKFLSSHRDILTGDSFFSITAEDRRELGLNMCGAARMTCAVLPDGSVYPCAFLQDSFFRAGNVREESLATIWTQSAVFTMIRNIRIESCEQCSRFDQCHGGCPAVAYFLTQSINRSDPECMIQVQQLLPV
- the mftA gene encoding variant-type mycofactocin precursor, coding for MKSRAEKELKQDDEKKEGKDLPDIIEEIEVEDLTVDGICGVY